One part of the Vicia villosa cultivar HV-30 ecotype Madison, WI linkage group LG6, Vvil1.0, whole genome shotgun sequence genome encodes these proteins:
- the LOC131610058 gene encoding transcription factor PIF1-like isoform X1, with protein sequence MDPRKPFIAGDDIMELQWQNGRVVTQNQNHRNVNQPQPVRNSDDSTRGGSTSLPRENQYLFMHEGEMASVQHYANATMQGPPMRSEPVPPNFAFFARQGVRAEPEPAEPEPAEPEPAESESEPAESESEPAESEPLTDTESLVDSSDSSSVMPMAVSETEGEESCLTAPSTMSEETDGWSDWSSDEEQPVRRGSDAEEWNHQRKRRRNEINEKMRVLQQLLPRSNNKSDEESMLDAAIQYTKSLQLQVQFMQMMSMRYGTVSMMFPAIQQYMRPPIGMGMNMPVMSFPNMFPSSTSSLNFGPRFSMPSFHMPHVSTPGSFIIPATNPANNNMSTSVGTYNSNHLGIPNFTDPYQQYMGAYQMQSQLMQNRAMNQTNVSKFESGRQSGDK encoded by the exons ATGGATCCTAGGAAACCCTTCAT TGCAGGTGATGATATCATGGAGCTGCAATGGCAAAACGGTCGAGTTGTCACACAGAATCAAAACCACCGTAATGTCAACCAACCACAGCCGGTGAGAAACTCCGACGACTCCACTCGCGGCGGAAGTACTTCATTGCCGAGGGAGAATCAATATCTCTTCATGCATGAAGGAGAAATGGCTTCGGTGCAGCATTATGCTAACGCTACCATGCAAGGTCCACCAATGAGGTCTGAGCCGGTGCCTCCGAACTTCGCATTCTTTGCTAGGCAAGGCGTTAGAGCTGAACCAGAACCCGCTGAACCAGAACCAGCTGAACCAGAACCAGCTGAATCGGAATCGGAACCAGCTGAATCGGAGTCGGAACCAGCTGAATCTGAACCGTTAACTGATACAGAATCATTAGTAGATTCTTCTGATTCATCATCTGTGATGCCAATGGCGGTATCCGAAACAGAGGGAGAAGAAAGCTGCTTGACGGCACCTTCGACAATGTCTGAAGAAACTGATGGTTGGAGTGATTGGAGTAGCGATGAGGAACAACCCGTTCGGAGGGGAAGTGACGCGGAGGAATGGAACCATCAAAGGAAG AGGCGCCGTAATGAAATTAATGAAAAGATGAGAGTTTTGCAACAACTTCTACCTCGGTCTAATAATAAG TCTGATGAAGAGTCTATGCTCGATGCGGCAATTCAATACACGAAGTCACTGCAGTTACAAGTTCAG TTTATGCAGATGATGTCCATGAGATATGGCACGGTATCTATGATGTTTCCTGCAATCCAGCAGTATATGCGGCCACCAATTGGTATGGGAATGAACATGCCAGTAATGTCATTTCCCAATATGTTTCCTAGTTCTACTTCGTCTCTGAATTTCGGACCAAGGTTCTCTATGCCTTCTTTCCACATGCCGCATGTTTCTACACCTGGTTCATTCATAATTCCAGCAACAAATCCGGCAAATAATAACATGTCCACCTCAGTTGGAACATATAATTCAAATCATCTAGGTATCCCAAATTTTACTGATCCTTATCAACAGTACATGGGAGCCTACCAGATGCAGTCTCAATTAATGCAG AATCGGGCAATGAACCAAACAAATGTCAGCAAGTTCGAAAGTGGCCGCCAGTCAG GAGATAAATGA
- the LOC131610058 gene encoding transcription factor PIF1-like isoform X2 — MDPRKPFIAGDDIMELQWQNGRVVTQNQNHRNVNQPQPVRNSDDSTRGGSTSLPRENQYLFMHEGEMASVQHYANATMQGPPMRSEPVPPNFAFFARQGVRAEPEPAEPEPAEPEPAESESEPAESESEPAESEPLTDTESLVDSSDSSSVMPMAVSETEGEESCLTAPSTMSEETDGWSDWSSDEEQPVRRGSDAEEWNHQRKRRRNEINEKMRVLQQLLPRSNNKSDEESMLDAAIQYTKSLQLQVQMMSMRYGTVSMMFPAIQQYMRPPIGMGMNMPVMSFPNMFPSSTSSLNFGPRFSMPSFHMPHVSTPGSFIIPATNPANNNMSTSVGTYNSNHLGIPNFTDPYQQYMGAYQMQSQLMQNRAMNQTNVSKFESGRQSGDK, encoded by the exons ATGGATCCTAGGAAACCCTTCAT TGCAGGTGATGATATCATGGAGCTGCAATGGCAAAACGGTCGAGTTGTCACACAGAATCAAAACCACCGTAATGTCAACCAACCACAGCCGGTGAGAAACTCCGACGACTCCACTCGCGGCGGAAGTACTTCATTGCCGAGGGAGAATCAATATCTCTTCATGCATGAAGGAGAAATGGCTTCGGTGCAGCATTATGCTAACGCTACCATGCAAGGTCCACCAATGAGGTCTGAGCCGGTGCCTCCGAACTTCGCATTCTTTGCTAGGCAAGGCGTTAGAGCTGAACCAGAACCCGCTGAACCAGAACCAGCTGAACCAGAACCAGCTGAATCGGAATCGGAACCAGCTGAATCGGAGTCGGAACCAGCTGAATCTGAACCGTTAACTGATACAGAATCATTAGTAGATTCTTCTGATTCATCATCTGTGATGCCAATGGCGGTATCCGAAACAGAGGGAGAAGAAAGCTGCTTGACGGCACCTTCGACAATGTCTGAAGAAACTGATGGTTGGAGTGATTGGAGTAGCGATGAGGAACAACCCGTTCGGAGGGGAAGTGACGCGGAGGAATGGAACCATCAAAGGAAG AGGCGCCGTAATGAAATTAATGAAAAGATGAGAGTTTTGCAACAACTTCTACCTCGGTCTAATAATAAG TCTGATGAAGAGTCTATGCTCGATGCGGCAATTCAATACACGAAGTCACTGCAGTTACAAGTTCAG ATGATGTCCATGAGATATGGCACGGTATCTATGATGTTTCCTGCAATCCAGCAGTATATGCGGCCACCAATTGGTATGGGAATGAACATGCCAGTAATGTCATTTCCCAATATGTTTCCTAGTTCTACTTCGTCTCTGAATTTCGGACCAAGGTTCTCTATGCCTTCTTTCCACATGCCGCATGTTTCTACACCTGGTTCATTCATAATTCCAGCAACAAATCCGGCAAATAATAACATGTCCACCTCAGTTGGAACATATAATTCAAATCATCTAGGTATCCCAAATTTTACTGATCCTTATCAACAGTACATGGGAGCCTACCAGATGCAGTCTCAATTAATGCAG AATCGGGCAATGAACCAAACAAATGTCAGCAAGTTCGAAAGTGGCCGCCAGTCAG GAGATAAATGA